A window of the Synechococcus sp. LTW-R genome harbors these coding sequences:
- a CDS encoding ferredoxin--nitrite reductase — MVATPTVSNTTETTSALPSWLEGKKLNKIEQNKAAKDGLLVGSEIEKFAQLGWENVDETDLQLRLKWYGMFWRPKTPGLFMMRLRVPNGVISAEQLRVVGNVVARYGSNGSADITTRQNIQMRGILLEDLPEILGQLKAVGLTTIQSAFDNPRNVTGNPIAGIDPLEIVDTRPYTQELENFLTSNHQGNPEFSNLPRKWNTAVAGARDNFLLHNDIAFHPVENNGEMGFGVWIGGILSSQMNAYAIPLNAWVKPDQICAITEAVIKIWRDNGERDKRPKGRFRLYLDEVGLETFRAMVEERFGPLTPDPGSVFNAEPRSHYGIHNQKQEDLHYAGVHVPVGRLRAEDFQDIAAIAERHGDGSVRLTEDQNVIFTGIASAQVQAFEAEPLLQRFSLQPSHIAAGTVSCTGNTYCSFALTNTKDQALAAAEALDRELVLPEELKIHWTGCPNTCGQAYMGAIGLTGTKTKQPDGGMGEGYNLTIGGSQGANPQVGELHRKGIPASEIQAVLKEVLIEQFGAKPR, encoded by the coding sequence ATGGTGGCCACGCCAACTGTGTCCAACACCACTGAAACAACCAGCGCACTACCCAGCTGGCTCGAAGGCAAGAAGCTCAACAAGATCGAGCAAAACAAAGCAGCCAAAGATGGCCTCCTTGTTGGCAGTGAGATTGAGAAATTCGCCCAACTCGGTTGGGAAAACGTTGACGAGACCGACCTTCAGTTGCGCCTGAAGTGGTACGGCATGTTCTGGAGGCCCAAAACCCCGGGGCTGTTCATGATGCGCCTGCGGGTCCCCAACGGGGTGATCTCCGCCGAGCAGCTTCGGGTCGTCGGCAATGTCGTTGCCCGCTACGGCAGCAACGGCAGCGCTGACATCACGACGCGCCAGAACATTCAGATGCGCGGCATCCTCCTCGAGGACCTGCCCGAGATCCTGGGCCAACTCAAAGCAGTCGGCCTGACCACGATTCAGTCGGCCTTCGACAATCCGCGGAACGTCACCGGCAACCCGATCGCCGGTATCGATCCCCTGGAAATTGTGGACACTCGGCCCTACACCCAGGAGCTCGAGAACTTCCTCACCAGCAACCACCAGGGCAACCCCGAGTTCTCCAACCTGCCGCGGAAATGGAATACGGCCGTTGCCGGCGCCCGCGACAACTTCCTGCTCCACAACGACATCGCCTTCCACCCCGTTGAGAACAACGGCGAAATGGGCTTTGGCGTCTGGATTGGCGGCATCCTCTCCTCCCAGATGAACGCCTATGCCATCCCCCTGAACGCCTGGGTCAAGCCGGATCAAATCTGCGCGATCACCGAGGCCGTCATCAAGATCTGGCGCGACAACGGCGAACGGGACAAGCGTCCCAAGGGCCGCTTCCGCCTTTATCTCGATGAGGTGGGGCTGGAGACGTTCCGGGCCATGGTTGAAGAGCGCTTCGGACCCCTCACCCCCGATCCGGGCTCCGTCTTCAACGCCGAACCCCGCTCCCATTACGGCATCCACAATCAGAAACAAGAGGACCTGCACTACGCCGGCGTCCACGTGCCCGTCGGCCGCCTACGTGCTGAGGACTTCCAAGACATCGCAGCCATTGCCGAGCGCCATGGCGATGGTTCAGTCCGGCTCACGGAAGATCAGAACGTGATCTTCACCGGCATCGCAAGCGCCCAAGTCCAGGCCTTTGAGGCCGAGCCGCTCCTGCAACGCTTCAGTCTCCAGCCCAGCCACATCGCAGCTGGAACCGTGAGCTGCACTGGCAACACCTACTGCAGCTTTGCCCTCACCAACACCAAAGATCAAGCCCTCGCAGCCGCTGAGGCCCTCGATCGCGAATTGGTTCTACCTGAGGAGCTCAAGATCCACTGGACGGGCTGCCCGAACACCTGCGGCCAGGCCTACATGGGTGCGATTGGCCTCACCGGGACCAAAACCAAACAGCCAGACGGCGGCATGGGCGAGGGCTACAACCTCACCATTGGCGGTTCACAAGGTGCCAACCCACAGGTCGGCGAACTGCATCGCAAAGGCATTCCAGCCAGTGAGATCCAAGCGGTTCTCAAGGAGGTTCTGATTGAACAGTTCGGTGCGAAGCCCCGGTAG
- the cobA gene encoding uroporphyrinogen-III C-methyltransferase, producing the protein MTADVASKVYLVGAGPGDPDLLTVKAHRLLSQCDALVYDSLVPREVLALVPEGAEQHFVGKRRGHHSVPQPSTNAVLVEMAKRHRCVVRLKGGDPFLFGRGGEEAAHLERHGVAVEVVPGVTAGIAAPAYVGIPVTHRRAGSSVTFVTGHEEIDKRRPGVDWRGLARSSDGLVIYMGLHNLPHICEELMAGGLETSTPAAAVQQGTVRGQKAVVSTLGGLADAVQAAELASPSIVVIGDVVNQRVESCAPEPAMVEMPIPLKQG; encoded by the coding sequence ATGACCGCTGACGTTGCCAGCAAGGTCTATTTGGTGGGGGCGGGGCCTGGGGATCCCGACTTGCTGACCGTGAAGGCCCATCGCCTGCTGAGCCAGTGCGATGCCCTCGTGTACGACTCCCTGGTGCCTCGGGAGGTGCTGGCCTTGGTGCCGGAGGGCGCCGAGCAGCACTTTGTAGGCAAGCGCCGGGGGCACCACTCCGTGCCCCAGCCCAGCACCAATGCGGTGCTCGTGGAGATGGCCAAGCGTCATCGCTGTGTCGTGCGCTTAAAGGGTGGTGACCCCTTTTTGTTTGGCCGGGGCGGTGAGGAGGCGGCCCATCTGGAGCGCCATGGCGTCGCGGTGGAGGTCGTGCCTGGTGTGACCGCTGGCATTGCCGCACCGGCCTACGTCGGGATTCCCGTGACCCATCGCCGGGCGGGCAGTTCCGTCACCTTTGTCACGGGCCACGAGGAGATCGATAAGCGCCGGCCGGGCGTCGATTGGCGCGGCTTGGCCCGCAGCAGTGACGGCCTGGTGATCTATATGGGCCTCCACAACCTTCCGCACATTTGCGAGGAGTTGATGGCCGGTGGCTTGGAGACCTCCACCCCAGCGGCCGCTGTTCAGCAGGGAACGGTTCGCGGCCAGAAGGCCGTTGTCTCCACCTTGGGGGGATTAGCTGATGCGGTTCAGGCGGCCGAGCTCGCTTCCCCCTCGATCGTTGTGATTGGCGACGTCGTGAATCAACGGGTCGAGAGCTGTGCCCCTGAGCCGGCGATGGTGGAGATGCCGATTCCCCTCAAACAGGGCTGA